From the genome of Labrus bergylta chromosome 12, fLabBer1.1, whole genome shotgun sequence, one region includes:
- the cxxc1a gene encoding CXXC-type zinc finger protein 1a isoform X2, which yields MSEEGAGAELDPQEEEEEEEKEKRGGPGGGGGPGGPGGPGRGGGPGRGGGGPGRGGGPGRGGGPGGGEGGEQGGGRGPAKKTPGGPVYCVCRRPDINCFMIGCDSCTEWFHGDCIGVSERASKSIKVWYCPSCREFDPSLEIKYRPKKTKEKEEKEKESEAEREDKHDGDGSSTPQPRTDRRRGSQIKRSARMCGECDACLRTEDCAQCDFCKDMKKFGGPNKIRQKCRLRQCEVRARKMLRVKGEEIARSSSRGRALSRKGAGHQTEEEEDEEEEDGVFSESELELYEQYKAAGYRDLMWRSDEEEEEEEEEEDTQSDSLRKKAVKVKHVKRREKKPEKKKSAPAPKEEVKPRRHKAKQRHKERVRHSERGGEGGAKDVGGALRQCLGPGCVQPARANSKYCSEDCGMKLAANRIYEILPQRIQQWQQSPCVAEEMGRRQLERIRKEQQASRLRLTLMEKRFHELEGIIANAKQQQVQQDEEVTEGEGDDTDLQIFCVSCSHPVNPKVALRHMERCYAKYESQTSFGSMYPTRIEGATRLFCDVYNPQSKTYCKRLQVLCPEHSRDPKVPADEVCGCPLVKDVFEPTGEFCRVSKRKCNKHYCWEKLRRAEVDLERVRVWYKLDELFEQERNLRTAMTNRAGLLALMLHQTIQHDPITTDLRSAKDR from the exons ATG tctgaGGAGGGTGCAGGGGCAGAGCTAGACccgcaggaggaggaggaggaggaggagaaggagaagagaggagggccaggaggaggaggaggaccaggaGGTCCGGGAGgaccaggaagaggaggaggaccaggaagaggaggaggaggaccaggaagaggaggaggaccaggaagaggaggaggaccaggagggggagagggaggtgaacagggaggaggaagagggccCGCCAAGAAAACCCCAGGAGGTCCTGTGTACTGTGTCTGCAGGAGACCGGACATCAACTGTTTCATGAT aggGTGCGACAGCTGCACCGAGTGGTTTCATGGAGACTGTATCGGAGTGTCAGAGCGAGCGTCGAAATCGATCAAAGTGTGGTACTGTCCGTCCTGCAGAG AATTTGACCCATCCTTGGAGATTAAATATCGTCCAAAGAAGACgaaggagaaggaagagaaagagaaagagtcGGAGGCCGAGAGGGAGGACAAACATGACGGAGACGGGAGCTCCACCCCCCAGCCAAGGACTGACAGGAGGCGGGGCTCACAG ATAAAGCGCTCAGCCCGGATGTGTGGCGAGTGTGATGCCTGTCTGAGGACGGAGGACTGCGCTCAGTGCGACTTCTGCAAAGACATGAAGAAGTTCGGCGGTCCGAACAAAATCAGACAGAAGTGTCGGCTCAGACAGTGTGAGGTCCGAGCGCGG AAGATGCTGCGTGTCAAAGGCGAGGAGATTGCCCGTAGCAGCAGCAGGGGGCGTGCCCTCTCCAGGAAAGGGGCGGGGCAccaaacagaggaggaagaggacgaggaggaggaagatggcgTGTTCAGCGAGAGCGAGCTGGAGCTGTATGAGCAGTACAAAGCTGCTGGATACAGAGACCTG ATGTGGCGCAgcgatgaggaggaggaggaggaggaggaggaggaggacactcAGTCGGACTCTCTGAGGAAGAAGGCGGTGAAAGTGAAACACGTCAAGAGACGAGAGAAGAAGCCTGAGAAGAAG AAGTCTGCCCCTGCTCCCAAAGAAGAGGTGAAGCCTCGCCGCCACAAGGCAAAGCAACGTCATAAGGAGCGCGTGCGGCACAGCGAGCGAGGAGGGGAGGGCGGGGCAAAGGATGTGGGCGGAGCATTGAGGCAATGTCTGGGACCGGGATGCGTCCAACCAGCAAGGGCCAACTCCAAATACTGCTCCGAGGACTGTGGCATGAAGCTCGCCGCCAA tcgcATCTACGAGATCCTCCCTCAGAGGATCCAGCAGTGGCAGCAGAGTCCGTGCGTTGCTGAGGAGATGGGGCGGAGACAGCTGGAGCGAATCAGGAAGGAGCAGCAGGCGTCGAGACTCCGCCTCACGCTGATGGAGAAACGTTTCCATGAGCTCGAAGGCATCATCGCCAACGCCAAACAGCAACAGGTCCAACAAGACGAGGAG GTGACCGAAGGTGAAGGTGATGACACAGATCTTCAGATCTTCTGTGTCTCCTGCAGTCACCCCGTTAACCCAAAGGTGGCGCTGAGACACATGGAGAGATGCTACGCCAAG TATGAGAGTCAGACATCGTTTGGCTCCATGTACCCGACACGTATAGAGGG ggCAACCCGTCTCTTCTGTGATGTGTATAACCCTCAGAGTAAGACGTACTGTAAGCGGCTGCAGGTTCTGTGTCCTGAACACTCCAGAGACCCAAAG gtCCCTGCAGACGAGGTGTGTGGCTGTCCTCTGGTCAAAGATGTGTTCGAGCCGACCGGAGAGTTCTGTCGCGTCTCAAAGAGGAAGTGTAACAAACATTACTGCTGGGAGAAACTCCGCCGCGCCGAGGTCGACCTCGAGAGAGTCCGAGTg tggtATAAGCTGGACGAGCTGTTTGAGCAGGAGAGGAATCTGAGGACGGCGATGACGAATCGAGCCGGTTTATTGGCTCTGATGCTGCACCAGACCATCCAACACGACCCGATCACAACCGACCTGCGCTCTGCCAAggacaggtag
- the cxxc1a gene encoding CXXC-type zinc finger protein 1a isoform X1 produces the protein MSEEGAGAELDPQEEEEEEEKEKRGGPGGGGGPGGPGGPGRGGGPGRGGGGPGRGGGPGRGGGPGGGEGGEQGGGRGPAKKTPGGPVYCVCRRPDINCFMIGCDSCTEWFHGDCIGVSERASKSIKVWYCPSCREFDPSLEIKYRPKKTKEKEEKEKESEAEREDKHDGDGSSTPQPRTDRRRGSQIKRSARMCGECDACLRTEDCAQCDFCKDMKKFGGPNKIRQKCRLRQCEVRARKMLRVKGEEIARSSSRGRALSRKGAGHQTEEEEDEEEEDGVFSESELELYEQYKAAGYRDLMWRSDEEEEEEEEEEDTQSDSLRKKAVKVKHVKRREKKPEKKTCALSQKSAPAPKEEVKPRRHKAKQRHKERVRHSERGGEGGAKDVGGALRQCLGPGCVQPARANSKYCSEDCGMKLAANRIYEILPQRIQQWQQSPCVAEEMGRRQLERIRKEQQASRLRLTLMEKRFHELEGIIANAKQQQVQQDEEVTEGEGDDTDLQIFCVSCSHPVNPKVALRHMERCYAKYESQTSFGSMYPTRIEGATRLFCDVYNPQSKTYCKRLQVLCPEHSRDPKVPADEVCGCPLVKDVFEPTGEFCRVSKRKCNKHYCWEKLRRAEVDLERVRVWYKLDELFEQERNLRTAMTNRAGLLALMLHQTIQHDPITTDLRSAKDR, from the exons ATG tctgaGGAGGGTGCAGGGGCAGAGCTAGACccgcaggaggaggaggaggaggaggagaaggagaagagaggagggccaggaggaggaggaggaccaggaGGTCCGGGAGgaccaggaagaggaggaggaccaggaagaggaggaggaggaccaggaagaggaggaggaccaggaagaggaggaggaccaggagggggagagggaggtgaacagggaggaggaagagggccCGCCAAGAAAACCCCAGGAGGTCCTGTGTACTGTGTCTGCAGGAGACCGGACATCAACTGTTTCATGAT aggGTGCGACAGCTGCACCGAGTGGTTTCATGGAGACTGTATCGGAGTGTCAGAGCGAGCGTCGAAATCGATCAAAGTGTGGTACTGTCCGTCCTGCAGAG AATTTGACCCATCCTTGGAGATTAAATATCGTCCAAAGAAGACgaaggagaaggaagagaaagagaaagagtcGGAGGCCGAGAGGGAGGACAAACATGACGGAGACGGGAGCTCCACCCCCCAGCCAAGGACTGACAGGAGGCGGGGCTCACAG ATAAAGCGCTCAGCCCGGATGTGTGGCGAGTGTGATGCCTGTCTGAGGACGGAGGACTGCGCTCAGTGCGACTTCTGCAAAGACATGAAGAAGTTCGGCGGTCCGAACAAAATCAGACAGAAGTGTCGGCTCAGACAGTGTGAGGTCCGAGCGCGG AAGATGCTGCGTGTCAAAGGCGAGGAGATTGCCCGTAGCAGCAGCAGGGGGCGTGCCCTCTCCAGGAAAGGGGCGGGGCAccaaacagaggaggaagaggacgaggaggaggaagatggcgTGTTCAGCGAGAGCGAGCTGGAGCTGTATGAGCAGTACAAAGCTGCTGGATACAGAGACCTG ATGTGGCGCAgcgatgaggaggaggaggaggaggaggaggaggaggacactcAGTCGGACTCTCTGAGGAAGAAGGCGGTGAAAGTGAAACACGTCAAGAGACGAGAGAAGAAGCCTGAGAAGAAG ACCTGTGCTCTGTCGCAGAAGTCTGCCCCTGCTCCCAAAGAAGAGGTGAAGCCTCGCCGCCACAAGGCAAAGCAACGTCATAAGGAGCGCGTGCGGCACAGCGAGCGAGGAGGGGAGGGCGGGGCAAAGGATGTGGGCGGAGCATTGAGGCAATGTCTGGGACCGGGATGCGTCCAACCAGCAAGGGCCAACTCCAAATACTGCTCCGAGGACTGTGGCATGAAGCTCGCCGCCAA tcgcATCTACGAGATCCTCCCTCAGAGGATCCAGCAGTGGCAGCAGAGTCCGTGCGTTGCTGAGGAGATGGGGCGGAGACAGCTGGAGCGAATCAGGAAGGAGCAGCAGGCGTCGAGACTCCGCCTCACGCTGATGGAGAAACGTTTCCATGAGCTCGAAGGCATCATCGCCAACGCCAAACAGCAACAGGTCCAACAAGACGAGGAG GTGACCGAAGGTGAAGGTGATGACACAGATCTTCAGATCTTCTGTGTCTCCTGCAGTCACCCCGTTAACCCAAAGGTGGCGCTGAGACACATGGAGAGATGCTACGCCAAG TATGAGAGTCAGACATCGTTTGGCTCCATGTACCCGACACGTATAGAGGG ggCAACCCGTCTCTTCTGTGATGTGTATAACCCTCAGAGTAAGACGTACTGTAAGCGGCTGCAGGTTCTGTGTCCTGAACACTCCAGAGACCCAAAG gtCCCTGCAGACGAGGTGTGTGGCTGTCCTCTGGTCAAAGATGTGTTCGAGCCGACCGGAGAGTTCTGTCGCGTCTCAAAGAGGAAGTGTAACAAACATTACTGCTGGGAGAAACTCCGCCGCGCCGAGGTCGACCTCGAGAGAGTCCGAGTg tggtATAAGCTGGACGAGCTGTTTGAGCAGGAGAGGAATCTGAGGACGGCGATGACGAATCGAGCCGGTTTATTGGCTCTGATGCTGCACCAGACCATCCAACACGACCCGATCACAACCGACCTGCGCTCTGCCAAggacaggtag